The following proteins are encoded in a genomic region of Aerococcaceae bacterium DSM 111021:
- a CDS encoding LacI family DNA-binding transcriptional regulator, with protein sequence MTTLNDIAKRAGVAKSTVSRYLNNGSVSDKTREKIQAIIEETGYVPNQFAQSLKAQHSNMIGVVLPRFDSPSTNQVLKGIDDVAHEKGYQLMLTNSNLSIEREKENISLLKRQKVGGIILIASKMDEDLKKQVTQLSIPTLILGQKIEGVPSLVHQDYEAGRLIAEHALELGHTKILYVGVTEEDNAVGVLRRNGFMDTVKEAGFEAAFHETSFSRKEAYQQALDYLPTTEATYIAAATDHIAIGILNAANELNLSVPDDFSLSGFGGYSESDYTFPSITTIDYPFYDLGIKALNRIEQMMKEDPVSLLETMPNQLNVKQSTKKIK encoded by the coding sequence TTGACGACATTAAATGACATAGCGAAGCGTGCGGGTGTGGCAAAAAGCACGGTATCTCGGTATTTAAATAATGGATCTGTGAGTGATAAGACACGTGAAAAAATTCAAGCAATCATCGAAGAAACAGGTTATGTGCCGAATCAATTTGCCCAAAGTTTAAAAGCCCAGCACTCAAATATGATTGGTGTGGTTCTGCCAAGATTCGATTCCCCATCGACAAATCAAGTGTTAAAAGGGATTGATGACGTTGCGCATGAAAAAGGCTATCAGTTAATGTTAACCAATTCCAACTTGAGTATTGAACGTGAGAAAGAGAATATCTCTTTATTAAAAAGACAAAAAGTCGGCGGCATCATTCTCATCGCGAGTAAGATGGATGAGGACTTAAAGAAACAAGTAACTCAATTAAGCATTCCCACCCTCATTTTAGGCCAAAAAATTGAGGGTGTTCCAAGTCTCGTCCATCAAGATTATGAAGCGGGCAGATTGATTGCTGAACATGCCTTGGAATTAGGGCATACAAAAATATTATACGTCGGCGTCACAGAAGAGGACAATGCGGTGGGGGTTTTGAGACGAAATGGGTTTATGGATACAGTAAAAGAAGCAGGTTTTGAAGCAGCATTCCATGAGACGAGTTTCTCAAGAAAAGAAGCTTATCAACAAGCTTTAGACTATTTACCAACGACTGAGGCAACTTATATCGCGGCTGCAACGGATCATATAGCGATCGGAATATTGAATGCAGCCAACGAATTAAATCTATCTGTTCCAGATGATTTTTCTTTATCCGGTTTTGGGGGATATAGCGAATCTGATTATACATTTCCAAGTATTACAACCATCGATTACCCATTTTATGACTTAGGGATTAAAGCGTTGAATCGGATCGAACAAATGATGAAAGAGGATCCAGTTAGCTTACTGGAGACGATGCCCAATCAATTAAATGTAAAACAATCCACTAAAAAAATAAAATAA
- a CDS encoding trans-2-enoyl-CoA reductase family protein — translation MRGNVSFGVNPIGCKQEVNNQIDYVKEQGSYEGPKKVLIIGASSSYGLATRISLAFGANADTIGVSFEKGPKSEKNLGTAGWYNNIYFKQAAEAEGLVAKNFVQDAFSHESKQDVINYIKDEWDGKIDLVVYSLASGVRVDPDTGERFNSVIKSIGETVVGPNVNIQKQDFFEHVLEPATEEEIADTVKVMGGEDWQLWMEALKEADVLADGVQTVNYSYLGSDLNRPYYGGGTLGQAKADCEVKADNINELLTDIGGKATIVVATAVTTKASSVIPFFPVYCMGIYRIMEDNGTHETPIMHQDRIYRDMLYGEKPEYDEQGRLRPDNWELDPKVQAAAETLIEKINGDNFNSDLTGYSIFMKEYLNLAGFDVDGYDEEEADKVTLEDLIALEY, via the coding sequence ATGCGGGGGAATGTATCGTTTGGTGTTAACCCGATTGGATGTAAACAAGAAGTAAACAATCAAATTGACTACGTTAAAGAACAAGGTTCATATGAAGGGCCTAAAAAAGTTTTAATTATTGGTGCTTCATCAAGTTATGGTTTAGCCACTCGAATCAGTCTTGCTTTCGGAGCAAACGCAGATACAATTGGTGTATCTTTTGAAAAGGGACCTAAATCTGAAAAAAACCTAGGAACTGCAGGATGGTATAACAATATCTACTTTAAACAAGCGGCAGAAGCAGAAGGTCTAGTTGCTAAAAACTTTGTTCAAGATGCCTTTAGCCATGAATCTAAACAAGATGTTATTAACTACATTAAAGACGAATGGGACGGGAAAATCGATTTAGTCGTATACAGCTTAGCTTCTGGTGTCCGTGTTGACCCTGATACAGGTGAACGATTTAATTCAGTGATTAAATCAATTGGTGAAACAGTGGTCGGACCCAACGTTAATATTCAAAAACAAGACTTTTTTGAGCATGTCCTAGAACCTGCAACGGAAGAAGAAATCGCTGATACAGTGAAAGTAATGGGTGGAGAAGATTGGCAATTATGGATGGAAGCTTTAAAAGAAGCCGACGTTCTTGCTGATGGTGTTCAGACAGTAAACTATTCTTACTTAGGCTCTGATTTAAACCGTCCATACTATGGTGGCGGTACGTTAGGTCAAGCAAAAGCTGACTGTGAAGTGAAAGCTGATAATATCAACGAATTATTAACTGACATCGGTGGTAAAGCAACAATTGTTGTCGCAACAGCGGTAACGACGAAGGCAAGTTCAGTCATTCCATTCTTCCCGGTTTATTGCATGGGGATTTATCGCATCATGGAAGATAACGGAACTCACGAAACACCCATTATGCACCAAGACCGTATCTACCGCGACATGTTATACGGAGAGAAACCTGAATATGATGAACAAGGCCGTCTACGTCCTGATAATTGGGAATTAGACCCTAAAGTTCAAGCAGCTGCTGAAACATTGATTGAAAAAATCAACGGCGATAACTTTAATTCTGATTTAACAGGCTACAGTATTTTCATGAAAGAATACTTGAATTTAGCTGGTTTTGACGTCGATGGATACGACGAAGAAGAAGCAGACAAAGTAACGCTTGAAGATTTAATCGCTTTAGAATACTAA
- a CDS encoding tryptophan-rich sensory protein: MKTKTKAWLNLGLLILTLGVNFLGGTGRINNLSQGDVSDMYNTLLTPAGFTFSIWSVIYGLLFISLIMMVIRHEVAYFKEVIEAITPLLWVSFIANMIWIVLFSYLQIGLSTLFIFVYLFSLVFILKKLRGLNTQRQWLLPLTFGLNTGWLFIASVVNVSAFLVKIEWNGFGIDDATWGIIMMVVSSILAIVVMLQLRNAAFSLPIAWAFYGIYQSIQTKGLDGTVNVLPLICLVILLGMSVYLFVKNNKGIYPVDNTR; encoded by the coding sequence ATGAAAACAAAGACAAAAGCATGGCTAAACCTTGGGTTACTTATACTTACTTTGGGCGTGAATTTTTTAGGCGGTACAGGACGGATTAATAATCTATCGCAAGGAGATGTGTCTGATATGTATAACACCCTCCTTACACCTGCTGGTTTTACGTTTAGCATTTGGAGTGTCATCTATGGTTTGCTTTTTATAAGTTTGATAATGATGGTTATTAGACACGAGGTAGCTTACTTTAAAGAAGTTATTGAAGCAATTACGCCACTATTATGGGTGTCTTTTATTGCAAATATGATTTGGATTGTTCTCTTCTCGTATTTACAAATCGGACTGTCAACACTATTTATTTTTGTTTATTTGTTTAGTCTCGTCTTTATCCTTAAAAAGTTAAGAGGCTTAAATACACAACGACAATGGCTATTGCCTTTAACTTTCGGCCTTAACACTGGCTGGTTGTTTATAGCTTCTGTCGTGAATGTATCTGCATTTTTAGTGAAGATTGAATGGAATGGTTTTGGTATTGATGATGCTACATGGGGAATCATTATGATGGTTGTATCGTCGATATTGGCAATTGTTGTGATGTTACAATTACGCAATGCAGCTTTTTCATTACCTATAGCGTGGGCATTTTACGGTATTTATCAGTCTATTCAAACAAAAGGCTTAGATGGTACTGTAAATGTACTACCACTTATATGTTTAGTCATACTGTTAGGTATGTCAGTCTATCTATTTGTTAAAAATAATAAAGGGATATATCCTGTAGACAATACTAGATGA
- a CDS encoding MarR family transcriptional regulator produces MDESIFDRRLDEQLCFRLYRASTGMSKLYTQALSLFNLTFPQYLVLLSLWDKDGISSTEIGDQTGMGIGTLNPIIKRLESHDWVFKKAHVTDKRKILIFLEEKASRTKKEINQEIMKQLKGFDYQDIDLLSLMKQLGLLQKQLDILNSK; encoded by the coding sequence ATGGATGAGTCTATATTTGATCGTAGGTTAGATGAACAACTTTGTTTTAGATTATACCGTGCATCAACGGGAATGAGTAAGTTATATACACAGGCTTTGTCGCTCTTTAATTTAACTTTCCCTCAATACTTAGTCCTTCTTTCCTTATGGGATAAGGATGGAATCTCTTCGACAGAGATTGGTGATCAGACAGGTATGGGGATTGGAACACTTAATCCAATCATAAAACGCTTAGAATCACATGATTGGGTATTCAAAAAAGCTCATGTCACAGACAAACGAAAAATATTGATTTTCTTAGAAGAGAAGGCAAGTCGAACTAAGAAAGAAATAAACCAAGAAATAATGAAGCAGTTAAAAGGCTTTGATTATCAAGACATTGACTTGTTAAGCTTAATGAAACAACTAGGCTTGTTGCAAAAACAGCTTGATATCTTAAATAGTAAGTAG
- a CDS encoding phytoene/squalene synthase family protein: MLSASLKKDYAYCESVIKASSKSFYTAFSQLPKDKARAVYAIYAFCRQADDTVDSSDPLQVKKENLIVLEEELTAFSQGDTPDHPMWRALRDAFKRYSLDTAPFFDQLEGQKRDLDFQEIQTMDALKDYSYYVAGSVGLMLLPLLATKNGVTEEIIESGIALGIAMQLTNILRDIGEDYRDNHRVYLPTELMEDYGVDLKQIVVNGPNQNFINLWEAIAEESQKGYETFWKTIHQFDEDCQLPLLVAGKLYNAIMDAVRKNDYDCLGVRNYVPERKMIQLVMESKKILKKR; encoded by the coding sequence ATGTTATCAGCAAGTTTAAAAAAAGACTATGCTTATTGCGAGTCAGTTATTAAAGCCTCGTCAAAAAGCTTTTATACTGCATTTTCACAGTTACCAAAAGACAAAGCAAGGGCAGTGTATGCTATTTATGCTTTTTGTCGTCAAGCAGATGATACCGTAGACAGCTCAGATCCTTTACAAGTAAAAAAAGAGAATTTAATTGTCTTAGAAGAAGAATTAACAGCTTTTTCTCAGGGAGACACACCGGACCACCCAATGTGGCGCGCTTTACGCGATGCTTTTAAACGTTATAGTTTAGATACTGCTCCTTTTTTCGATCAACTTGAAGGGCAAAAACGCGATTTGGATTTTCAAGAAATTCAAACGATGGATGCTTTAAAGGATTACAGCTATTATGTTGCGGGTTCTGTGGGCTTAATGTTACTCCCACTTTTGGCAACGAAAAATGGTGTCACCGAGGAAATTATAGAAAGTGGTATTGCTTTAGGTATCGCTATGCAACTCACGAATATATTAAGGGATATCGGAGAAGACTACCGAGACAATCATCGCGTGTATTTACCAACAGAATTAATGGAAGATTATGGCGTGGACTTGAAGCAAATAGTGGTTAATGGACCTAATCAAAATTTTATAAACCTTTGGGAGGCCATAGCAGAGGAATCTCAAAAAGGCTATGAAACATTTTGGAAGACTATTCACCAATTCGATGAAGATTGTCAATTACCATTGCTAGTTGCGGGTAAACTATACAATGCGATTATGGATGCTGTTCGTAAAAATGACTATGATTGTCTTGGAGTAAGAAACTATGTTCCCGAACGTAAAATGATTCAACTTGTTATGGAGTCTAAAAAAATATTAAAGAAACGGTGA
- the crtI gene encoding phytoene desaturase produces the protein MIKNKRVIIVGGGVAGLASAVRLQKDGYQVEIFEKESMVGGKMHVIEKEGFRFDLGPTIVMMPELYREVFEYAGKDPDDYIPMKRLDPMYRSYFNKGTEHIDISSDLVSLMSTLESISTEDSVGFLKYLASIYERYTVARDHFIQRPFRNKRDMYNPFMIKQALKLKTFDSATDSIAKFVKDDRIRQMLTFQTLYIGVSPNNGPSLYTIIPMIELLYGIWYIDGGMHKMAEGMESVFKELGGKVHYNANVEEILIEEGKARGVRVNGQDELSDYVICNADFPYAMKNLVKNEAAKGKYTDEKIESLKYSCSCFILYLGMDRQYDELEHVHTFVFSEDLDKNLDQVFSGEPIEDPSLYVVAASKVDPTVAPEDKDGLFILVPVADLGTTQQDWHDEKTIQYYRQKALDGVSHLPGMSNIEEEIISESIITPLDFEKRFNAYNGACFGLQPTLLQSNHFRPQAKAEACENLYFTGSSTHPGAGVPIVLQSGKIAAEELMLDDQK, from the coding sequence ATGATTAAAAATAAGAGAGTAATTATTGTGGGAGGAGGCGTTGCTGGTCTAGCAAGTGCTGTGCGCCTACAAAAAGATGGGTATCAAGTCGAGATTTTTGAAAAAGAAAGTATGGTAGGAGGGAAGATGCATGTCATCGAAAAAGAGGGCTTCCGTTTTGATCTCGGACCTACGATTGTGATGATGCCAGAATTATATCGTGAAGTATTCGAGTATGCAGGCAAAGACCCTGATGATTATATTCCTATGAAACGCCTTGATCCGATGTATCGCTCTTATTTTAATAAAGGGACCGAGCATATTGATATATCATCTGACTTAGTTTCTTTGATGAGTACACTGGAAAGTATCAGTACTGAAGATTCGGTTGGGTTCTTGAAGTATTTGGCAAGCATTTATGAACGCTATACTGTTGCCCGTGATCATTTTATTCAAAGACCTTTCCGAAACAAACGTGATATGTATAATCCCTTCATGATAAAACAAGCACTCAAACTTAAAACATTTGACTCGGCGACCGATTCGATTGCAAAGTTTGTTAAAGATGATCGAATCCGTCAAATGTTAACATTCCAGACACTTTACATCGGAGTGAGTCCAAACAATGGACCATCGCTTTATACAATTATTCCTATGATTGAACTACTGTATGGTATTTGGTATATCGATGGTGGGATGCACAAAATGGCTGAAGGTATGGAAAGTGTCTTTAAAGAATTAGGTGGTAAAGTCCATTATAATGCCAATGTGGAAGAGATTTTGATTGAAGAGGGTAAAGCTCGAGGTGTTCGAGTAAATGGGCAGGATGAATTATCGGATTATGTTATTTGTAATGCGGACTTTCCTTATGCGATGAAGAATTTAGTTAAAAATGAAGCGGCGAAAGGAAAGTATACAGATGAGAAGATAGAGAGCCTCAAATATTCGTGTTCATGCTTTATTCTGTATTTAGGTATGGACCGTCAATATGATGAACTCGAGCATGTTCATACATTTGTGTTTTCCGAAGACTTAGACAAAAACTTGGATCAAGTATTCTCTGGTGAGCCTATTGAAGATCCTTCACTTTACGTTGTTGCGGCATCAAAAGTAGACCCAACAGTGGCTCCTGAAGACAAAGATGGGCTGTTTATTTTAGTCCCTGTAGCCGATTTAGGTACAACTCAACAAGATTGGCATGATGAGAAGACGATTCAATATTATCGTCAAAAAGCTTTGGATGGGGTAAGTCATTTGCCTGGAATGAGTAATATAGAAGAAGAAATTATCTCGGAGAGTATCATTACACCACTTGATTTTGAAAAACGATTCAATGCTTATAATGGTGCTTGCTTCGGCTTGCAGCCAACATTACTCCAAAGCAATCACTTCCGTCCTCAAGCTAAAGCCGAGGCGTGTGAGAACTTATACTTTACGGGAAGTAGTACCCACCCAGGTGCAGGCGTTCCGATTGTTCTTCAATCAGGTAAGATTGCTGCTGAAGAATTAATGTTAGATGATCAAAAATAA
- a CDS encoding NAD(P)/FAD-dependent oxidoreductase: MTNIKTALVIGGGLGGLSAAVSLAQSGFKVSLYEKNNHLGGKLNRLEKDGFGFDLGPSILTMKPIFEKLFTRSEKNMADYITTEQVEHQWRSFFPDNTIIDLYSDLEKMLNENSFLTHEDIEEYQEFLDYAQKLYDITEEGYFGMGLDSVSEILQHHGVIDTVKSFDLLSTMQSSISKHIKNQKFQDMLAYFAKYVGSSPYDAPAILNMMIYMQHKQGIWYVPGGMHHIAKGLEKLGKELGIQFHTNTEVTRLNTNQSHISSAELANGTQVHADYFISNMEVIPAYEKLLNGKQSFVKKLEKDFEPAASGLVIHLGVKGEYPQLRHHNFFFSKDSKKNFETVFHKHQLPEDPTIYLVNVNKTDPTQTIPGHENIKILPHIPYIPDKPFTAEEYKAFEERVLIKLEHMGLTDLRKRIVTKDIWIPEDIQRMYYSHRGAIYGTVSNRKDNKGFKHAKESERYNNLYFVGGTVNPGPGMPMVTLSGQQVHDKIMQKEQANKLKKSQRKE, encoded by the coding sequence ATGACAAATATTAAGACAGCATTAGTTATAGGTGGTGGCCTAGGCGGGCTTTCTGCGGCAGTGTCATTAGCTCAGAGTGGTTTTAAGGTTTCATTATATGAAAAAAATAATCACCTAGGAGGAAAGTTGAATCGACTTGAAAAAGATGGGTTTGGCTTCGATCTTGGTCCTTCGATATTAACCATGAAACCTATATTTGAAAAATTATTTACGCGTAGTGAAAAAAATATGGCTGATTATATAACAACAGAGCAAGTGGAACATCAATGGCGTTCATTCTTCCCTGATAATACCATCATTGATTTGTATAGCGACCTCGAAAAGATGCTTAATGAGAATTCATTTTTAACTCACGAAGACATAGAAGAGTACCAAGAATTTCTTGACTATGCTCAAAAACTTTATGACATCACAGAAGAAGGTTATTTTGGCATGGGGCTTGATTCAGTCTCGGAAATACTACAACATCATGGGGTGATTGATACGGTTAAGTCATTTGACTTACTTTCCACCATGCAAAGTAGCATATCTAAACACATTAAAAATCAGAAATTCCAAGATATGTTAGCCTATTTTGCCAAATATGTTGGCTCTTCACCTTATGATGCGCCTGCGATTTTGAATATGATGATTTACATGCAACATAAACAAGGCATATGGTATGTACCTGGTGGGATGCATCACATAGCAAAAGGTCTTGAAAAACTTGGTAAAGAATTAGGCATTCAATTTCACACAAATACGGAAGTGACTCGCCTGAATACGAATCAAAGTCACATTAGTTCTGCTGAATTAGCAAATGGTACACAGGTCCATGCTGATTATTTTATCTCTAATATGGAAGTGATTCCTGCTTATGAAAAATTATTAAACGGGAAACAGTCATTCGTCAAAAAATTAGAGAAAGACTTTGAACCTGCCGCTTCAGGGTTAGTTATTCATCTTGGTGTTAAGGGTGAATACCCACAATTACGTCATCATAATTTCTTTTTCTCTAAAGATTCAAAGAAAAACTTTGAAACTGTGTTTCATAAACACCAATTGCCAGAGGATCCTACGATTTACTTAGTTAATGTCAATAAAACAGATCCAACACAAACTATTCCTGGACATGAAAATATTAAGATATTACCACATATTCCTTACATTCCTGATAAACCCTTTACAGCTGAGGAATATAAAGCTTTTGAGGAACGGGTTCTGATCAAATTAGAACACATGGGGCTAACCGACTTAAGAAAGCGGATAGTTACGAAAGATATTTGGATTCCAGAAGATATCCAAAGAATGTATTACTCTCACCGCGGGGCAATATATGGGACGGTGTCTAATCGTAAAGATAACAAAGGATTTAAGCATGCTAAAGAAAGCGAACGCTATAACAATCTTTACTTTGTGGGCGGGACAGTCAATCCAGGACCTGGAATGCCTATGGTTACGCTGAGTGGTCAACAAGTGCATGATAAAATTATGCAAAAAGAACAAGCAAATAAACTCAAGAAAAGTCAAAGAAAGGAATAA
- a CDS encoding aldehyde dehydrogenase family protein: MNSETKTDLFQAVRELQRKRRQLLGSGGFDLRIEALTQLKKLLLDNEDAWLKALDEDLNKPPLEAYASEIAVLLNEIDYTIKHLGRWMQPTVKHRLLLSGLEKTTLIDEAYGSVLILAPWNYPLQLALAPVIGAIAAGNGAVLKPSESAPAVSYLLNKLVPKYLDPDLLFVVEGDSQTAQTLTSMEWDFVFFTGSPQTGKKVYQAAAKHLTPVIMELGGKNPCIVDESAFNKDTIEKIIWGKFLNAGQTCVAPDTVYVPESLYEAFLEQFKQTLVEFYGENPNISPDYGRIIHNGHLDALKAFLEDGTVYYGGEVLEDDLFISPTLMVDIKAGSPLAHEEIFGPILPIIPYRSLDEVIDKYQALPVPLVVYLFTKNDRVIQTIQRKLESGAVSVNQVMVHVTSPNAPFGGKGHSGIGNYHGLASYKAFTYPRTLYQKHTPFTLNQQFPPYTQGALTALKRFRRYIF; the protein is encoded by the coding sequence ATGAATTCGGAAACCAAGACAGATTTATTTCAAGCCGTCAGAGAGCTTCAAAGAAAACGTCGTCAATTACTTGGAAGTGGCGGGTTCGACTTACGTATAGAGGCCTTAACTCAACTGAAAAAACTCTTGTTAGATAATGAAGATGCTTGGCTTAAAGCTTTAGATGAAGATTTAAATAAACCACCATTAGAAGCCTATGCGAGTGAGATTGCAGTCTTACTAAATGAAATAGATTATACTATTAAGCATTTAGGTCGATGGATGCAACCTACTGTAAAACATAGATTGTTATTGAGTGGTTTAGAGAAAACAACTCTGATCGATGAAGCTTACGGTAGTGTTCTTATACTCGCACCTTGGAATTATCCTTTACAATTAGCCTTGGCTCCTGTTATTGGTGCCATTGCTGCAGGTAATGGGGCTGTATTGAAGCCTTCAGAATCAGCTCCGGCAGTGAGTTATTTATTGAATAAACTTGTCCCTAAATATCTAGATCCTGATTTATTATTTGTCGTTGAAGGAGACAGTCAGACTGCACAAACACTAACCAGTATGGAATGGGATTTCGTGTTTTTTACTGGTAGCCCCCAAACAGGCAAGAAAGTCTACCAGGCTGCAGCAAAACACCTAACTCCCGTCATTATGGAGCTTGGCGGTAAAAATCCGTGTATCGTTGATGAGTCTGCCTTTAACAAAGACACTATTGAAAAAATTATATGGGGAAAATTCTTGAATGCCGGTCAAACTTGCGTGGCTCCTGATACTGTCTATGTACCAGAAAGTCTTTACGAAGCTTTCTTAGAGCAGTTTAAACAAACTTTAGTCGAATTTTACGGCGAGAATCCCAACATATCGCCAGATTATGGTCGGATTATTCATAATGGCCATCTAGATGCATTGAAAGCATTCCTAGAAGATGGCACTGTTTATTACGGCGGGGAAGTACTGGAAGATGATTTATTTATATCCCCCACTTTGATGGTGGATATAAAAGCTGGTAGTCCTTTAGCTCATGAAGAAATTTTTGGTCCTATTCTCCCAATCATACCTTATCGTTCACTGGATGAAGTGATTGATAAGTATCAAGCTTTACCTGTCCCTTTAGTTGTCTATCTCTTTACCAAAAATGACCGTGTGATTCAAACGATTCAGCGTAAACTTGAAAGTGGTGCTGTGAGTGTTAATCAAGTTATGGTTCATGTGACCAGTCCTAATGCACCGTTTGGTGGAAAAGGCCATAGCGGTATAGGTAATTACCATGGTTTAGCTAGTTATAAAGCTTTTACCTATCCACGGACGCTGTATCAAAAACATACCCCTTTCACTTTAAATCAACAATTTCCGCCTTATACTCAAGGTGCACTCACTGCATTAAAGCGTTTTAGACGGTATATTTTTTAG
- a CDS encoding glycosyltransferase family 2 protein, giving the protein MIIVYLISLLLALLSGWFIIWRVPYLKHQPNKHNNFSDLSIIIPARNEESNLPILLTSLAQQSINPLEILVIDDDSQDNTKAIATKFGAKVIQPTRNDNGWVGKSAACWSGAQAANGKLLLFLDSDIFLPHRESLAHILTAYEAGGDGVLSIQPYHVIKEPYENLSAIFNIMVLAGMNSFSFLQSHLKPAGAFGPSLLCQRDTYFSVGGHEIVQDAIMENVALGKVFIENDIPVRLFGGKNILHFRMYPSGVSDLGEGWSKSFASASKATHPFILIATSIWITGAILSFMFPFYFILQSQMINGVISILGYFAFSWHFYRMTRLAGNFHWLAVLLYPLLFCYFIGLFGWSLIKTFIFREVSWKGRKINM; this is encoded by the coding sequence ATGATAATCGTCTATTTAATTAGTTTATTACTTGCTTTGTTGAGTGGTTGGTTTATTATTTGGCGCGTTCCATATTTAAAGCATCAACCGAATAAACACAACAACTTTAGTGATCTATCCATTATCATTCCTGCCCGTAACGAGGAAAGTAATCTCCCTATACTACTCACTTCCTTAGCCCAGCAAAGCATAAACCCATTGGAGATCCTTGTTATCGATGACGACTCGCAGGATAATACAAAAGCAATCGCAACTAAATTTGGGGCCAAAGTTATTCAACCTACCCGAAATGATAATGGCTGGGTAGGGAAATCTGCTGCATGTTGGAGCGGGGCTCAAGCCGCCAATGGAAAGCTATTGTTGTTTTTAGATTCCGATATTTTTTTACCGCACCGAGAGAGCTTGGCTCATATTTTAACAGCTTATGAGGCGGGTGGTGACGGCGTTTTATCCATTCAACCCTATCATGTTATAAAGGAACCTTACGAGAATTTATCAGCCATCTTTAATATTATGGTATTAGCTGGTATGAATAGTTTCTCCTTTCTGCAAAGTCATTTAAAGCCCGCTGGTGCTTTTGGACCGTCATTACTGTGTCAACGTGACACTTATTTCTCTGTAGGGGGTCATGAAATTGTTCAAGATGCCATTATGGAGAATGTGGCTTTAGGGAAGGTTTTTATAGAGAATGATATACCTGTCAGGCTATTCGGGGGTAAAAATATATTACACTTTCGGATGTACCCAAGTGGTGTATCTGATCTTGGAGAGGGATGGTCTAAGAGCTTTGCTTCTGCTTCTAAAGCAACACACCCTTTTATCCTCATAGCAACGAGTATCTGGATTACGGGTGCTATTCTTTCATTCATGTTCCCATTTTATTTTATTTTGCAAAGTCAAATGATTAATGGGGTCATTTCTATTCTAGGTTACTTTGCTTTCTCTTGGCATTTTTACCGTATGACACGATTAGCAGGCAACTTTCATTGGCTGGCAGTGTTACTTTATCCGCTATTATTTTGTTACTTTATCGGTTTGTTTGGGTGGTCCTTAATAAAAACATTTATCTTTCGAGAAGTATCATGGAAAGGTCGAAAAATTAATATGTAG
- a CDS encoding glycosyl-4,4'-diaponeurosporenoate acyltransferase, translating into MDLPIGWVLVINIIAWFLIHMCISTFMLKVPDAYYERDNGWYEPFNWERNGQIWQRLLNIQSWKRLLPDSSSILPNAYNKKNLRTIDMATIQKFIIETKRGEHTHWLSMLPAPLFFIWNPAWAGWLMIAYAFIANIPFIITQRYNRPRLRRLYKILSKKNKHQSTY; encoded by the coding sequence ATTGATTTACCTATTGGATGGGTATTGGTTATAAATATCATTGCTTGGTTTTTAATTCATATGTGCATTTCGACGTTTATGCTTAAAGTACCTGATGCTTACTATGAACGTGACAATGGTTGGTATGAGCCGTTTAATTGGGAAAGAAACGGACAAATATGGCAGCGACTTTTAAACATTCAATCATGGAAACGTTTGTTGCCAGACAGTTCATCCATTCTTCCTAATGCATACAACAAAAAGAATTTGCGAACGATTGATATGGCGACGATTCAAAAGTTTATTATCGAAACAAAACGGGGTGAGCACACGCATTGGTTGTCCATGTTGCCAGCACCGCTTTTCTTTATATGGAATCCTGCTTGGGCAGGATGGCTCATGATAGCTTACGCCTTTATCGCTAATATACCGTTTATCATCACTCAACGTTACAATCGCCCACGCTTGAGACGGCTCTATAAAATTCTGAGCAAGAAGAATAAACATCAATCAACGTATTAA